In Balneola sp., one genomic interval encodes:
- a CDS encoding GDP-fucose synthetase, with product MDKQAKIYIAGHRGMVGSAIMENLKENGYSNFVTATSSELDLRNQQATNDFIAEHKPDVVIIAAARVGGILANNEYPWQFLYDNLMIEANLINVAHENDVQDLIFLGSSCIYPKMAPQPMKEEYLLTGPLEPTNQWYAVAKISGIKLCQALNQQYGRNYISMMPTNLYGPRDNFDLKTSHVLPAMIRKFHEAKKNDHATVPLWGSGSPMREFLHVDDLAESVRFVMEYEGKLEYDLINAGTGKDLTIKELAETVQEVVGHEGDINWDSSKPDGTPRKLMDVSRMSELGWESKIGLKTGIEDTYKWFLQNIESIKEVEIN from the coding sequence ATGGATAAACAAGCAAAAATATACATAGCCGGACACCGAGGCATGGTAGGTTCCGCGATCATGGAGAACCTCAAAGAGAATGGGTACTCCAATTTTGTAACTGCCACCAGCAGTGAACTTGATTTGCGTAATCAACAGGCTACCAATGACTTTATAGCCGAGCATAAGCCTGATGTTGTTATAATTGCCGCAGCAAGAGTGGGCGGAATTTTGGCCAACAACGAATATCCCTGGCAGTTTTTGTATGATAATTTGATGATTGAGGCTAATTTGATCAATGTGGCACATGAAAATGATGTTCAGGATCTTATCTTTTTGGGAAGTTCCTGTATTTACCCCAAGATGGCTCCACAGCCGATGAAAGAAGAGTATTTACTGACCGGCCCACTTGAACCTACGAATCAGTGGTATGCGGTGGCTAAGATCTCAGGTATTAAATTGTGTCAAGCTCTGAATCAGCAGTATGGAAGGAACTATATTTCTATGATGCCCACCAATTTATATGGGCCAAGAGATAATTTTGATCTGAAAACGTCCCACGTACTTCCTGCAATGATCCGTAAGTTTCATGAAGCAAAGAAAAACGATCATGCAACAGTTCCTTTATGGGGAAGTGGCTCTCCAATGCGTGAATTTTTGCATGTGGATGACTTGGCTGAATCGGTTCGGTTTGTGATGGAATATGAAGGCAAACTGGAATACGACCTGATTAACGCCGGAACTGGAAAAGACCTTACCATCAAAGAACTTGCTGAAACCGTACAAGAAGTAGTGGGACATGAAGGTGATATCAATTGGGATTCTTCAAAACCGGACGGCACCCCAAGAAAACTCATGGATGTTTCCCGTATGTCTGAGTTAGGCTGGGAGTCGAAGATTGGATTAAAGACTGGTATAGAAGACACGTATAAATGGTTTTTACAAAATATTGAATCGATCAAGGAAGTAGAGATTAACTGA
- a CDS encoding diversity-generating retroelement protein bAvd family protein has product MRNFRKYEVWKRAIQLSKDIYTLTESFPDKEKFALSNQIQRAAVSVASNIAEGSSRNSEIEFVRYLEIVMGSAFEVETQLIIANEIGYISNNRLEGEVEKLHTLQKQLNQFIQKVKS; this is encoded by the coding sequence ATGAGAAACTTCAGAAAATACGAGGTATGGAAACGGGCAATTCAATTGTCTAAGGACATCTATACATTAACCGAATCATTTCCTGATAAGGAGAAGTTTGCTCTTAGTAATCAAATCCAAAGGGCTGCAGTATCTGTAGCATCAAACATTGCTGAAGGTTCGTCCCGAAATTCTGAGATTGAGTTTGTTCGATACTTAGAAATAGTAATGGGCTCTGCTTTTGAGGTAGAAACACAATTGATTATTGCTAATGAAATTGGTTATATCTCAAATAATAGATTAGAAGGAGAAGTTGAGAAACTGCACACCCTCCAAAAACAATTAAACCAATTCATTCAAAAAGTTAAAAGCTAA
- a CDS encoding dehydrogenase: protein MKQIIQDLKSGDTILEEVPVPRVGSGKVLIKTHRTLVSLGTEKMLVSFGQANLLDKARSQPEKVKQVIDKMKTDGIQPTLEAVFRKLGTPLPLGYSQAGEVVEVGKGVTEFSPGDRVVSNGNHAEYVAVPKNLVAKIPEGVSYEEASFTVVGAIGLQGIRLVQPTLGETVAVIGLGLIGLITAQLLKANGCKVVGFDLDEDKLKRAESYGITAVNSGKQDPVRFMEEFTGQVGADAVIITASTKSNDVIKQSANMSRKRGRIVLVGVVGLDIDRADFYEKELSFQVSCSYGPGRYDEEYEQRGNDYPLPFVRWTEKRNFEAILEAIRNGSLDVQSLITERVKLEDYLEIYGDMGRGNSIASILEYPGSNIEQGTSNIQRRTISISSPSYKSSKGTIAIVGAGNFTQAMILPALDKVGASMKYVVSSGGLSSTTLAKKYKIPNSTTDLDAVLSDEEVDGVVITTQHNLHAGMTIQSLRAGKQVFVEKPLALKPEELDEIISSVEETGSTVTVGFNRRFSPHAEKMRALIGERPGPMNVIATMNAGHIPPDVWVHDLESGGGRIVGEACHYVDLITYLTGSKVMEVSMQAMGTDPKENTDNASIHLKYENGSLGVINYFANGNKSYSKERVEVYYQGNNLILDNFRRLDGYGFGGGFTSKILKTKQDKGHHKQFELLTKRWKEGGEPLIPFDEIVNTTKATFAAIESLKQGKPVRI from the coding sequence ATGAAACAAATCATCCAAGACCTCAAATCCGGCGACACTATTTTAGAAGAAGTACCTGTACCCCGAGTCGGTTCCGGTAAAGTGCTCATCAAAACCCACCGCACCCTTGTTTCCCTGGGAACAGAAAAAATGCTGGTCAGCTTTGGACAGGCCAATCTGTTAGATAAAGCACGATCACAGCCTGAGAAAGTCAAACAAGTAATTGATAAAATGAAAACCGATGGTATCCAACCCACGTTGGAGGCGGTATTTCGTAAGTTGGGAACGCCCTTGCCGTTAGGCTACAGTCAGGCCGGTGAGGTGGTTGAAGTGGGAAAAGGCGTAACGGAATTCAGTCCCGGAGACCGGGTGGTATCCAACGGCAATCATGCTGAGTATGTAGCGGTCCCCAAAAACCTGGTGGCTAAGATCCCAGAAGGCGTTTCGTATGAAGAAGCCTCCTTTACTGTAGTTGGCGCTATCGGTTTACAGGGTATTCGCTTGGTTCAGCCTACGTTGGGTGAAACGGTAGCTGTAATCGGCTTGGGACTTATCGGACTCATTACAGCCCAGCTTCTCAAAGCTAACGGTTGCAAGGTAGTTGGGTTTGATCTCGATGAAGATAAGCTGAAACGGGCAGAAAGTTATGGCATCACCGCCGTCAATTCCGGCAAGCAAGACCCGGTTCGCTTCATGGAAGAATTTACCGGTCAGGTAGGAGCGGATGCGGTGATCATTACCGCTAGTACCAAATCCAATGATGTGATCAAGCAGTCCGCCAATATGAGTCGCAAGCGCGGGCGAATTGTGCTGGTAGGTGTTGTGGGCCTGGACATCGACCGGGCAGATTTTTATGAGAAAGAGCTGAGTTTCCAGGTAAGCTGTTCCTATGGACCCGGCCGCTATGATGAAGAGTACGAGCAGCGCGGAAATGATTACCCACTGCCTTTTGTACGTTGGACCGAAAAGCGAAATTTTGAAGCCATACTGGAAGCCATACGAAACGGCAGCCTGGATGTACAATCCCTGATCACCGAAAGGGTGAAATTGGAAGATTATTTGGAGATCTATGGGGATATGGGGAGAGGGAATAGCATAGCTTCTATTTTAGAATACCCGGGTTCGAACATCGAACAAGGAACATCCAACATACAACGGCGAACGATTTCGATTTCGAGTCCGAGTTATAAATCTTCAAAAGGCACGATTGCGATCGTGGGGGCTGGAAACTTTACGCAAGCGATGATTTTGCCAGCATTGGATAAGGTTGGAGCTTCCATGAAATATGTCGTGAGTTCTGGTGGTCTTTCTTCTACCACTCTTGCCAAAAAATATAAGATACCAAACAGCACTACGGATTTGGATGCAGTGTTAAGTGATGAGGAAGTGGATGGGGTGGTTATAACTACTCAACACAACCTGCACGCCGGAATGACGATTCAATCCTTGAGAGCCGGAAAGCAGGTGTTTGTAGAAAAACCGCTGGCACTGAAACCGGAAGAGCTGGATGAGATCATTTCCTCAGTGGAAGAAACAGGAAGTACGGTGACGGTTGGTTTCAACCGCCGTTTCTCACCCCATGCCGAGAAAATGAGAGCATTGATTGGTGAACGACCGGGCCCCATGAATGTCATCGCTACCATGAATGCCGGACATATTCCACCGGATGTATGGGTTCACGATTTGGAATCCGGTGGGGGACGCATTGTCGGCGAAGCCTGTCACTATGTAGATCTGATCACCTACCTGACCGGCTCCAAAGTGATGGAAGTCAGCATGCAGGCCATGGGCACCGATCCCAAAGAAAACACCGATAACGCCTCCATCCACCTGAAATACGAAAACGGGTCGCTCGGCGTGATCAACTACTTTGCCAACGGCAACAAATCTTACTCCAAAGAACGGGTGGAAGTGTACTACCAGGGCAACAACCTCATCCTCGACAACTTTCGCCGTCTGGACGGCTACGGTTTCGGAGGCGGCTTTACCAGTAAGATCCTCAAAACCAAACAAGACAAAGGCCACCACAAGCAATTCGAGCTCCTAACCAAACGCTGGAAAGAAGGCGGAGAGCCACTAATTCCATTTGATGAAATTGTGAATACAACGAAGGCAACCTTTGCGGCTATTGAGAGTTTGAAGCAAGGTAAGCCGGTGAGGATTTAG
- the gmd gene encoding GDP-mannose 4,6-dehydratase: MSKGKVALITGITGQDGAYLAELLLDKGYIVHGIKRRASQFNTDRIDHLYQDPHEKDQRLVLHYGDMTDSLNLTRIIQESQPDEIYNLAAQSHVQVSFDTPEYTANVDALGVLRILEAVRLLGMTEKTRIYQASTSELYGLVQEVPQSETTPFYPRSPYAAAKLYGYWITVNYREAYDMYACNGILFNHESPLRGETFVTRKITRAAAKIALGLQDKMFIGNMDAKRDWGHAKDYVEAMWLMLQQDKPEDFVIATGVTTKVRDFITAAFNEVGIKLRFEGEGVEEKGIIDSIDETKYEKATGQTTRSPQLETGNTLIEVDPRYFRPTEVELLIGDPTKAKEKLGWEPKFDLQGLLEDMVQSDVKLFQKDLDLKEAGYNVLNQAE; the protein is encoded by the coding sequence ATGAGTAAAGGAAAAGTAGCACTGATAACCGGAATAACAGGGCAAGACGGCGCCTACCTCGCCGAACTCTTGCTTGATAAAGGGTACATCGTTCACGGTATAAAACGAAGAGCTTCTCAGTTTAATACTGATCGGATCGATCACCTCTACCAGGATCCGCATGAAAAAGATCAGCGACTCGTACTGCACTATGGTGATATGACCGACTCGCTGAATCTGACACGTATTATACAGGAATCCCAGCCGGATGAAATTTATAACCTGGCAGCACAGAGTCATGTACAGGTAAGCTTTGATACTCCGGAGTACACCGCAAATGTAGATGCCTTGGGAGTTCTTAGGATTTTAGAAGCGGTGCGGTTGCTAGGTATGACCGAGAAAACCCGCATTTATCAGGCCTCTACTTCTGAATTGTATGGATTAGTTCAGGAAGTACCTCAATCAGAAACAACTCCTTTTTATCCTCGTTCACCGTATGCTGCGGCCAAGCTATATGGTTATTGGATAACAGTTAATTATCGAGAGGCTTACGACATGTATGCTTGCAACGGCATTTTGTTTAATCATGAATCTCCATTGCGGGGCGAGACTTTTGTTACCCGTAAAATTACTCGGGCTGCTGCTAAGATTGCCTTGGGTCTGCAAGACAAAATGTTTATTGGAAACATGGACGCCAAGCGCGACTGGGGCCACGCCAAAGATTATGTAGAAGCCATGTGGCTCATGCTACAACAAGATAAACCCGAAGATTTCGTTATTGCCACCGGTGTAACCACCAAAGTACGCGACTTCATAACCGCGGCCTTTAACGAAGTAGGCATCAAATTGAGATTTGAAGGCGAAGGCGTTGAAGAAAAAGGTATTATTGACTCAATAGACGAAACCAAGTACGAAAAGGCAACAGGGCAAACAACCCGCAGCCCGCAACTCGAAACCGGCAACACCTTAATCGAAGTCGACCCTCGCTATTTCCGCCCTACCGAAGTAGAACTACTAATCGGCGACCCAACCAAAGCCAAAGAAAAACTGGGATGGGAACCGAAGTTCGATCTGCAGGGATTGCTGGAAGACATGGTGCAAAGTGATGTGAAGCTGTTTCAGAAGGATTTGGATTTGAAAGAGGCTGGATATAATGTATTAAATCAAGCCGAATAA
- a CDS encoding transcriptional regulator, with the protein MLDTLIQSKTRLKLLLRFFLNPDSSAYLRGLAQEFDESTNSVRVELNRFEESGLIEGHKEGNKKMYRVNRKFPMFDELQKIAFKHFGIDQIIEQIVENLGEVHAVYLTGDLARGLETTIVDVIIIGEDIDTQYLAKLVEKAEKLVDRRIRTLVYEPNDKIEIEEPKLLVFGEGI; encoded by the coding sequence ATGCTCGATACCCTAATTCAATCCAAAACCCGGCTAAAGCTCCTACTCCGCTTCTTCCTGAACCCGGACAGCAGCGCCTATCTGCGCGGACTGGCTCAGGAGTTTGATGAAAGCACTAACTCGGTGCGGGTAGAATTAAACCGATTTGAAGAATCCGGATTGATTGAAGGGCATAAGGAAGGGAATAAAAAAATGTACCGCGTAAACCGGAAGTTCCCTATGTTTGACGAGCTCCAGAAAATTGCCTTTAAGCATTTTGGCATTGATCAGATCATAGAGCAGATTGTGGAGAATTTAGGGGAAGTACATGCCGTATATTTGACCGGGGATTTGGCGCGGGGCTTGGAAACTACTATTGTTGATGTAATTATTATAGGGGAAGATATTGATACCCAATACCTGGCGAAGTTGGTAGAAAAAGCGGAAAAACTCGTTGATCGAAGAATACGGACTTTAGTTTATGAACCAAACGATAAAATTGAAATAGAAGAGCCTAAATTGTTGGTTTTTGGGGAAGGGATATAA
- a CDS encoding UDP-N-acetylglucosamine 2-epimerase (non-hydrolyzing), with the protein MSKKILVIFGTRPEAIKMALLVKKLKNNKNFDCDLCVTGQHREMLDQVLNLFDLEPDYDMDIMEHGQDLYDVTSKVLLGLREILKTQSYDLVLVHGDTTTSMVGALAAYYERIPVGHVEAGLRTYDKYSPWPEEINRQITGRIASIHFVPTEKSKENLIHENVSKENIFTTGNTVIDSLQWVINKIKNNETLFKEISQVFMNNGISKALLKSWGDGKRKIVLITGHRRENFGEGFDNICSAIKYLSSQFPNVDFVYPVHLNPNVRNSVQENFGENFLEQDKSNIYFIEPLEYLPFVQLLQLSTIVLTDSGGIQEEAPGLSKPVLVMRDTTERPEAVDAGTVKLVGANSEKIINNVTKLLTDQELYQSMCKASNPYGDGTATDKIIKVLQNY; encoded by the coding sequence ATGTCTAAAAAGATATTGGTGATTTTTGGAACTAGACCAGAAGCCATTAAAATGGCACTTTTGGTCAAAAAATTAAAAAATAACAAGAACTTTGATTGTGATTTATGTGTAACAGGCCAACATCGAGAGATGTTAGATCAGGTGTTAAATTTGTTCGATTTAGAACCTGATTATGATATGGACATTATGGAACATGGACAAGATTTATATGATGTAACATCAAAAGTATTGTTAGGTCTAAGAGAAATATTAAAAACTCAAAGTTATGATTTAGTTCTAGTACACGGTGATACCACGACATCTATGGTTGGTGCTTTAGCAGCTTATTACGAAAGAATTCCTGTTGGACATGTTGAAGCTGGACTGAGAACTTATGATAAATATAGTCCATGGCCAGAAGAAATAAACAGACAAATTACAGGTAGAATAGCTTCAATTCACTTTGTACCAACAGAAAAGAGTAAAGAAAACCTGATACATGAAAACGTATCAAAAGAAAATATATTTACTACGGGTAATACTGTGATCGACTCTTTACAATGGGTTATCAATAAAATAAAAAATAATGAAACTTTATTTAAAGAAATTTCGCAGGTCTTTATGAATAATGGTATAAGCAAAGCATTATTAAAATCGTGGGGAGATGGAAAGCGTAAAATTGTATTGATAACTGGTCATAGAAGAGAAAATTTTGGAGAAGGTTTCGATAATATTTGTTCAGCTATAAAATATTTGAGTAGTCAATTTCCAAATGTTGACTTTGTATACCCAGTTCATCTGAATCCAAATGTTAGGAATTCAGTTCAAGAAAATTTTGGAGAAAATTTTCTTGAACAAGATAAATCAAATATCTACTTCATTGAGCCACTTGAATACCTTCCATTTGTTCAATTACTACAACTTTCAACCATAGTCTTAACCGATTCTGGAGGAATCCAAGAAGAGGCTCCAGGTTTGAGTAAGCCTGTTTTGGTAATGCGTGATACCACTGAAAGGCCTGAAGCTGTAGATGCAGGTACAGTAAAGTTAGTTGGAGCTAATTCAGAAAAAATCATTAACAACGTAACTAAATTATTAACTGATCAAGAATTATATCAGTCAATGTGTAAAGCATCCAATCCATATGGGGATGGAACTGCTACTGATAAAATTATTAAAGTATTGCAGAATTATTAA
- a CDS encoding glycosyl transferase yields MTEPLVSIYTVVYNDETGIRKTIESVLNQTYKNIEYIIVDGGSTDSTIDIIKEYEKEISIFISEKDDGIYDAMNKAIEVSNGTLIGLLNSGDSFHSDAVEDIIQLYNENNSRNDIIYSGAMNKVNDKGEIVYTVRFNQKSLENKFYTMPINHTSTFVPMKVFDKIGVYNLDLKITADYEFILRALHYGVKIKYTNKVLADMQMGGVSDDRIYKPNRLKEEYLLRYKYCSSFKTILIIAKQTINSLLKTFIPNKILYTIYNSRYRKN; encoded by the coding sequence ATGACTGAACCATTGGTATCAATTTATACCGTAGTATATAATGATGAAACTGGTATAAGAAAGACTATAGAGAGTGTTTTAAATCAAACATATAAGAACATTGAATACATTATAGTTGATGGTGGATCAACGGACAGCACAATTGACATTATTAAGGAATACGAAAAAGAGATTTCAATCTTCATATCGGAAAAAGATGATGGAATTTATGATGCAATGAATAAAGCTATAGAAGTCTCAAATGGTACATTGATAGGGCTATTAAATTCGGGTGATTCATTTCATTCAGATGCAGTAGAAGATATTATTCAGTTGTATAATGAAAATAATAGCCGCAACGATATTATTTACAGCGGTGCAATGAATAAAGTTAATGATAAAGGTGAAATAGTATATACCGTCAGGTTTAATCAAAAAAGTTTAGAAAATAAGTTTTATACGATGCCTATTAATCACACTTCTACATTTGTACCAATGAAGGTTTTTGATAAAATTGGGGTATATAATTTAGATTTAAAAATTACGGCTGATTATGAATTTATATTGAGAGCTCTTCACTATGGTGTTAAAATTAAATATACAAATAAAGTACTTGCCGATATGCAGATGGGAGGAGTATCAGATGATAGAATTTATAAGCCAAATAGATTGAAGGAGGAGTATCTTTTGCGTTATAAATATTGCAGCTCGTTTAAAACTATATTAATTATTGCAAAACAAACTATTAACTCACTTTTGAAGACATTTATACCTAACAAAATACTTTATACTATTTATAATAGTAGATATAGAAAAAACTAA
- a CDS encoding UDP-N-acetyl-D-glucosamine dehydrogenase produces MNQLENLLNKITDKTYTIGIVGLGYVGLPLMWTFHQVGMPVIGYDIDEKKVENLKNGIPYIKHLGTEMMETLANSDKADATTDFSRLDEADAILLCVPTPLDHHREPDMSYVEQTTETVSKYLRKGQLVILESTTWPGTTEELMMPILEKNSGLKAGKDFYVAYSPEREDPGNPNFNTAKIPKVVGGLGEEALNLALAMYDTAIVQTVPVSDCKTAEAVKLTENIFRSVNIALVNELKVVYEAMDIDVHEVLDAADTKPFGFMKFTPGPGLGGHCIPIDPFYLTWKAREFEKHTRFIELAGEVNTNMPTYVVDRTMHALNTHKKAMNGSMILVIGLAYKPDVDDMRESPTFKIFDLLKKMGAEISYYDPFIPEVMPTREHGEYTGMQTVDWNKETVSGFDAVLISTNHSTIDYAELAVWSDCIIDTRNAMAGIEAKDGNHIFKA; encoded by the coding sequence ATGAATCAATTAGAAAATCTTTTAAATAAAATCACCGATAAAACCTACACCATAGGTATTGTAGGATTAGGGTACGTAGGTTTACCACTAATGTGGACCTTCCACCAGGTCGGAATGCCCGTCATCGGCTATGATATAGACGAGAAAAAAGTAGAAAACCTCAAAAACGGCATCCCCTACATCAAGCACCTCGGAACCGAGATGATGGAAACCCTCGCCAACTCCGACAAGGCCGATGCCACCACCGATTTTTCCCGGTTGGATGAAGCCGATGCTATACTACTTTGCGTGCCTACTCCTTTAGACCACCACCGCGAGCCGGATATGAGCTATGTGGAGCAGACCACGGAAACCGTTTCGAAATATTTACGCAAGGGGCAGCTCGTGATCCTCGAATCAACAACCTGGCCGGGAACAACTGAGGAGCTGATGATGCCCATCCTTGAGAAGAACTCCGGGCTGAAAGCAGGAAAAGATTTTTATGTGGCCTACAGCCCTGAGCGCGAAGATCCGGGTAACCCGAATTTCAATACGGCTAAAATCCCCAAAGTGGTGGGTGGACTTGGAGAAGAGGCCCTAAATTTAGCTTTGGCTATGTACGATACCGCTATCGTACAAACGGTACCAGTAAGCGATTGTAAAACCGCGGAAGCTGTAAAGCTGACCGAAAACATCTTCCGCTCGGTGAATATTGCCCTGGTGAATGAGCTGAAGGTGGTGTACGAAGCCATGGATATTGATGTACACGAAGTGCTGGATGCCGCTGATACCAAGCCCTTTGGCTTCATGAAATTTACGCCCGGGCCCGGACTGGGCGGTCACTGTATTCCCATTGACCCGTTCTACCTCACCTGGAAAGCCCGCGAGTTTGAGAAGCACACCCGCTTCATTGAGCTGGCCGGAGAGGTAAACACGAATATGCCCACCTACGTGGTGGACCGAACCATGCACGCCCTCAATACCCACAAGAAAGCCATGAACGGCAGCATGATCCTCGTGATCGGCCTTGCCTACAAACCGGATGTGGATGATATGCGCGAATCCCCGACCTTCAAGATCTTTGATCTGCTGAAGAAAATGGGAGCCGAGATTTCTTATTACGACCCGTTTATTCCTGAAGTGATGCCGACCCGTGAGCATGGAGAGTACACAGGAATGCAAACTGTAGACTGGAACAAAGAAACAGTGTCAGGTTTTGATGCAGTGTTGATCTCTACTAATCATTCGACAATTGATTATGCTGAACTAGCTGTGTGGAGTGATTGTATAATTGATACACGAAATGCAATGGCAGGTATTGAGGCCAAAGATGGGAATCATATTTTTAAAGCCTAA
- a CDS encoding glucosyltransferase — MNVTHLVAGNLNGGAAKGAYILHKGLLNLNQGIQSKILTNSRVTFNDPTIVTINNSKIDWIKVAIRGKIDNLPTRLYRNKEKTIFSTGIFGYDFTKHELYQKADIIHLHWINDGFVNMKHLNHVKKPIVWTVRDMWPFTGGCHYSMGCNRYTTGCGQCPQLGSSYENDLSKYVWKRKSKYIPENITAVGISPWISEKLNESKLFNNKAVKSIFNNIDCDEFFPVDRDFSKKALKIDTNKKLILVGAQNPGDYYKGFNKFIDSLKSLDPHKVHLIFFGNLNQNIVEKLNFEYSSFGFLNDSISLRLLYSAADVFVAPSLMEAFGKTIAESMACGTPVVAFNATGPKYMIDHKKTGYLAEPYNPTDLAKGIEWILNDADNILLAKSARNKALKNYDVSIIASKYIRLYESIIKKANK; from the coding sequence ATTAATGTAACTCATCTTGTTGCAGGTAATTTAAATGGGGGGGCTGCCAAGGGTGCATATATATTACATAAGGGCTTGTTAAATCTAAATCAAGGTATTCAATCAAAAATATTAACTAACTCAAGAGTTACATTTAATGATCCAACTATCGTAACAATTAATAACAGTAAAATTGACTGGATCAAAGTAGCTATCAGGGGGAAAATAGATAACCTGCCAACAAGGTTATATAGAAATAAAGAAAAAACAATATTCAGTACTGGTATCTTTGGGTATGATTTTACAAAACATGAGTTATATCAAAAAGCTGACATTATTCATCTGCATTGGATAAATGATGGTTTTGTAAATATGAAACATCTTAATCATGTAAAAAAACCCATTGTGTGGACGGTTCGAGATATGTGGCCATTTACCGGGGGCTGTCATTACAGTATGGGTTGTAATCGATATACAACAGGATGTGGTCAGTGTCCCCAGCTTGGAAGCTCCTATGAAAATGATCTGTCAAAATATGTGTGGAAGAGAAAATCAAAATACATTCCTGAAAATATTACAGCCGTAGGCATAAGCCCTTGGATAAGTGAAAAGCTTAATGAAAGTAAATTATTTAATAACAAAGCTGTAAAATCAATTTTTAATAATATTGATTGTGATGAGTTTTTCCCAGTTGATAGAGACTTTTCAAAAAAGGCGTTGAAAATTGATACAAATAAAAAATTAATACTAGTAGGTGCTCAAAATCCAGGAGACTATTACAAAGGATTTAATAAATTTATTGATTCATTAAAAAGCCTTGACCCTCATAAAGTACATTTAATTTTTTTTGGCAACCTAAACCAAAATATCGTGGAAAAATTAAATTTTGAATATAGCAGTTTTGGTTTTTTGAATGACTCAATTTCACTCAGATTATTATACTCTGCCGCTGATGTGTTTGTTGCTCCTAGCTTAATGGAAGCATTTGGAAAAACAATCGCAGAATCGATGGCATGTGGTACACCAGTAGTGGCGTTTAATGCTACAGGTCCTAAGTATATGATAGACCATAAAAAAACAGGTTATTTAGCTGAACCATACAATCCGACTGATTTAGCTAAGGGAATTGAATGGATTCTAAATGATGCTGATAATATTTTGCTAGCTAAATCTGCCCGGAATAAAGCATTGAAAAATTATGATGTCAGCATTATTGCAAGTAAATATATTAGGCTTTACGAAAGCATAATTAAAAAAGCAAACAAATAG
- a CDS encoding epimerase, giving the protein MKDSKKNIVVTGGAGFIGSHLVDRLLAEGHSVTNIDNFDPFYDESIKRENIKGHLEYDTYTLHEVDIRDKETLDKAIPKEADVIVHLAAKAGARQSIEDPISYQEVNVAGTQNMLEVAREKEIKQFVFASSSSVYGKNPNVPWKEEDVVLQPINPYASTKVSGELLGHVYSHLYDIRFLALRFFTVYGPRQRPDLAIHKFLKLMSDGKEITLYGDGSNRRDYTYIDDIVDGVMAAIDYNDSIYEVINLGNNQTVELLELVEAIEEASGITAKKAFGPEQPGDVKQTWADVGKAGKILHYNSNYSISKGLMVFNEWFENNKVKVATK; this is encoded by the coding sequence ATGAAAGACAGTAAAAAGAATATTGTTGTTACAGGCGGCGCGGGATTCATAGGTAGCCATTTGGTAGATCGGTTGCTTGCAGAAGGTCATTCTGTAACCAATATTGATAACTTTGATCCATTCTACGATGAAAGTATAAAGCGGGAGAATATAAAAGGTCATTTGGAATATGATACTTATACACTTCATGAAGTAGATATAAGAGACAAAGAAACCCTCGATAAAGCTATTCCAAAAGAAGCTGATGTGATCGTACACCTGGCCGCCAAAGCCGGAGCACGGCAGTCCATTGAAGACCCAATCAGTTATCAGGAAGTTAATGTCGCTGGAACACAAAATATGTTGGAAGTGGCTCGTGAAAAAGAAATTAAACAGTTTGTATTTGCTTCCTCCAGCTCGGTGTATGGCAAGAATCCGAATGTACCCTGGAAGGAAGAAGATGTGGTGTTACAGCCAATCAATCCTTATGCCAGTACCAAGGTGAGCGGGGAGTTGTTGGGACATGTGTACAGCCACTTGTATGATATACGTTTTTTAGCCCTGCGATTTTTCACCGTTTATGGTCCCCGACAGCGGCCTGATCTGGCCATTCATAAATTCCTGAAGCTTATGAGCGATGGGAAGGAGATCACCCTGTATGGAGATGGTTCCAACCGCCGGGATTACACTTATATTGATGATATTGTTGACGGTGTAATGGCTGCCATAGATTACAATGATTCTATTTATGAAGTGATAAACCTCGGTAATAACCAAACGGTGGAGCTTCTGGAGTTGGTGGAAGCAATTGAAGAGGCTTCCGGGATTACAGCAAAGAAAGCCTTTGGGCCTGAACAGCCTGGGGATGTGAAGCAGACTTGGGCTGATGTGGGGAAGGCAGGGAAAATTTTACACTACAACTCAAATTATTCAATTAGTAAAGGTTTGATGGTATTTAATGAATGGTTTGAAAATAATAAAGTAAAGGTTGCTACTAAATGA